The Bacteroidetes Order II. bacterium genome has a window encoding:
- a CDS encoding GntR family transcriptional regulator, protein MTPLRGANTGTLTDHLVEEIKYRIAIGVLKVNDLMPSTRTMGDQLGVSFHTIRRAYQELERQGFLAVSGSRQYRVVSRDQAGKTERMEAGATIVQEALRRLVGLGLADEEVRYLLEEQIDEIFRPQTWRFAFAAPYPELVESGVRQLHELLHEPVEGVTFDALRSVREADLLITPFTNLRAVRERLPKTEIQGVLMSIGPEVLQLVAEVLHNEAVTLVTRDPESQAFLASALKLETGFTGQLFGVSLDTITNADWALIETAQLLLYTPACKRRLAHLLSKKRNAMVYQQISRESCDLLLRKAPRHSL, encoded by the coding sequence ATGACGCCGTTACGGGGGGCCAACACTGGCACATTGACCGATCATTTGGTCGAAGAAATCAAGTATCGCATTGCAATAGGCGTTTTAAAAGTAAACGACTTAATGCCCTCAACCCGCACCATGGGCGATCAGTTAGGAGTTTCCTTCCATACCATCCGAAGGGCTTATCAGGAATTGGAACGGCAAGGATTTTTAGCCGTTTCTGGTAGCCGGCAATATCGTGTGGTATCGCGAGATCAAGCAGGGAAAACGGAGCGTATGGAAGCTGGCGCCACCATCGTTCAAGAAGCCTTACGACGCTTGGTTGGTCTAGGATTGGCTGATGAAGAGGTTCGCTATTTATTGGAAGAGCAAATTGATGAAATTTTCCGACCTCAGACGTGGCGTTTTGCCTTTGCCGCGCCCTATCCCGAATTGGTGGAAAGTGGGGTTCGGCAATTACACGAACTTCTGCATGAACCAGTAGAAGGAGTCACTTTCGATGCGCTGCGGTCGGTACGTGAAGCAGACTTGCTCATTACGCCATTTACAAACCTAAGGGCCGTCCGTGAACGTTTGCCCAAAACCGAGATACAAGGTGTGCTGATGAGTATCGGCCCCGAAGTACTTCAGTTGGTTGCAGAAGTGCTTCACAACGAAGCGGTGACATTGGTTACGCGGGATCCGGAGTCTCAGGCTTTTCTGGCCTCGGCGTTGAAGTTAGAAACCGGATTTACTGGCCAACTTTTTGGCGTATCATTGGATACGATCACCAATGCAGACTGGGCCTTGATCGAAACTGCCCAATTGCTCTTATACACACCTGCCTGTAAAAGACGGCTTGCGCATCTCTTGAGTAAAAAGCGAAATGCAATGGTGTATCAACAGATCAGCCGCGAATCTTGCGACCTCTTGCTTCGGAAAGCCCCTAGGCATTCACTTTAA
- a CDS encoding HDIG domain-containing protein gives MGILKRLGLTPKRPRLKPVGNRLETGKESQQANQSKLNWWGKATVFLGLILVTLFSFPHQQSYDWADAKVDDVWRRGDVIADFDFPIYRTEQQLAAERKRILQELEPIFTPLDNPDDRYNENLDSLDTRLQRTVSAFLEWEFSRSRGLMDKAAIDSARYYRLKENLPIKVNERQWTYLLESSKSVTPGVTTTARIEQGTALKEGLFDQLASLKDLFARPSIGLTRDSIHAENIIVRDNEAHVDRSISLKNVRTKDQILKQIEQQFAAQFPKKQDTVAIGIALFDAVFQPSLVFEKEATHALWNAAIAQISYTQGVVKKDQAIIRQGEVVTPEVLAKLRSYSRSRSSGTGVIPNWRITIGEFLLILSIYSVFFLYLYLFRKSIFDRNLHVLLIALLFGAFVIAYGIVLRSGLDPAFKLVIPVTILSVMFTIVFDSRVGLFGTMTMSLVAGLLFAFDFQLTYLTAFAGMISVFSVRDIRNRGQFVSTAGLVHFAYALGATSFALLQSNTVESYLYTMLYVAINAALTLFVYPIVWVIERVFDVTTDLTLLELSDTNRPLLKELSLRAPGTFNHSLQVSNLAEAAAVAIGANALLTRVGALYHDIGKMSKPEYFVENQQQGQNPLDALTPRMAALIIVNHVKEGLQLAQDARLPKVVQQFIPMHHGCMRIEFFYRKALETQKEETATILESDYRYPGPRPNTLETAILMLADGVEAASKSLEKPTLKKLEGVIDKIIEARIGDGQLKDSPLTFHDLTKIKDAFMGILGGMYHFRLKYPGQEEELEPKTAEVKLRMSEEIPTDQTMIPTETPARASAKKNPPLTEG, from the coding sequence ATGGGCATACTGAAACGATTGGGCCTAACCCCAAAAAGACCTCGACTAAAACCAGTAGGCAATCGCCTAGAAACAGGCAAGGAATCCCAGCAAGCCAATCAGTCTAAACTAAATTGGTGGGGTAAGGCGACGGTCTTTCTGGGGCTGATCTTGGTAACGTTGTTCTCGTTTCCTCACCAACAATCTTATGACTGGGCAGATGCCAAGGTGGATGATGTATGGCGGCGTGGCGATGTGATCGCCGATTTTGACTTCCCGATCTACCGAACAGAACAACAACTTGCGGCTGAACGAAAACGAATCCTCCAAGAATTAGAGCCTATTTTTACCCCGCTTGACAATCCCGATGACCGTTACAACGAAAACTTAGACTCGCTTGATACGCGCCTGCAACGGACCGTTTCGGCATTCTTAGAATGGGAATTCAGCCGAAGCCGGGGTCTCATGGATAAAGCGGCCATAGACTCGGCACGATACTATCGGCTCAAGGAAAATCTACCCATCAAAGTAAATGAGCGGCAATGGACCTATTTGCTGGAGTCATCCAAATCGGTTACACCCGGTGTTACGACAACCGCACGGATTGAACAGGGAACGGCATTAAAGGAGGGGCTTTTTGACCAGTTGGCAAGCCTGAAAGACCTTTTTGCTCGGCCTTCCATTGGTCTGACACGTGATAGTATTCACGCCGAGAATATTATTGTCCGTGACAATGAAGCCCATGTTGATCGAAGTATTTCGCTTAAAAATGTACGGACCAAAGACCAAATCTTAAAACAAATTGAGCAGCAATTTGCTGCACAGTTCCCCAAAAAGCAAGATACTGTGGCGATTGGCATTGCCTTGTTCGACGCGGTGTTTCAGCCCAGTCTGGTCTTTGAAAAGGAAGCAACTCATGCCCTTTGGAATGCAGCCATTGCACAAATATCATACACACAAGGAGTTGTGAAAAAAGACCAGGCCATTATTCGTCAAGGAGAAGTGGTGACGCCGGAGGTGCTGGCGAAGCTGCGTTCATACTCTCGGTCAAGGTCTTCTGGAACAGGGGTGATTCCCAATTGGCGTATCACTATTGGTGAATTCTTGCTTATTCTTAGTATTTATTCTGTTTTCTTTTTGTATCTCTATCTCTTTCGGAAATCTATTTTTGATCGAAATCTTCACGTATTGCTGATTGCATTGCTTTTTGGAGCCTTCGTAATCGCGTATGGTATTGTCTTGCGTTCCGGATTGGATCCGGCCTTCAAATTGGTGATTCCCGTCACCATCTTGTCGGTTATGTTCACTATCGTTTTTGATTCGAGGGTTGGGTTGTTTGGAACGATGACCATGTCGTTGGTGGCTGGCTTGCTTTTTGCCTTCGACTTTCAGCTTACGTATCTAACAGCTTTTGCGGGAATGATATCCGTTTTTAGTGTCCGTGATATCCGGAATCGAGGACAATTTGTTAGTACGGCTGGCTTGGTTCATTTTGCATATGCATTGGGGGCAACATCCTTCGCGCTGCTTCAATCGAATACCGTTGAAAGTTATCTATACACCATGCTGTATGTTGCAATTAATGCAGCACTTACCTTATTTGTGTACCCCATTGTATGGGTCATTGAACGCGTTTTTGATGTTACCACAGACCTAACATTGCTGGAACTTTCTGACACAAACCGTCCATTGCTCAAGGAACTAAGTTTGCGTGCGCCTGGAACGTTCAATCATTCATTGCAGGTCTCTAATCTGGCCGAAGCTGCTGCTGTTGCCATTGGAGCCAATGCTTTGTTGACACGTGTTGGGGCGTTATACCACGACATTGGCAAGATGAGCAAGCCCGAGTATTTTGTAGAAAACCAACAACAAGGCCAAAATCCTTTGGATGCCCTCACACCCCGTATGGCTGCTTTGATCATCGTGAACCATGTAAAGGAAGGACTTCAATTGGCCCAAGATGCGAGATTGCCCAAAGTGGTACAACAGTTTATCCCCATGCATCATGGCTGTATGCGTATCGAATTCTTTTATCGGAAGGCACTGGAAACCCAAAAAGAAGAGACCGCTACAATTTTAGAGTCCGATTATCGCTATCCCGGTCCACGCCCCAATACTTTGGAAACCGCCATCTTAATGTTGGCAGACGGGGTCGAGGCCGCTTCCAAAAGCTTAGAAAAACCAACCTTAAAGAAATTAGAAGGGGTGATTGATAAAATCATCGAAGCGAGAATTGGAGACGGGCAGCTAAAAGACTCTCCCCTGACATTTCATGACTTGACCAAAATAAAAGATGCCTTTATGGGGATTTTGGGCGGAATGTACCATTTTCGACTCAAGTATCCAGGTCAGGAAGAGGAATTAGAGCCCAAAACGGCGGAAGTAAAACTTCGTATGTCAGAAGAAATACCCACGGATCAGACAATGATACCCACGGAAACGCCGGCCCGTGCCTCCGCTAAGAAAAATCCGCCGCTTACCGAAGGGTAA
- a CDS encoding sodium:solute symporter: protein MLTGLDYSVIVAYLLGSVAFGLWMAGKQRDNSDYFFGERNLPWWAVSFSIVATETSSLTVISVPAIAYGGTMTFLQITFGYLIGRILVSLLFLPRYFAGELTTAYEFIGTRFGDRMRVTTSVTFMITRLLADGVRLFATAIPVKVVLSASGLEVAYWQIIVAISLVTIAYTFFGGIKAVIWMDVVQMFLYLLGAVLAITVLLQDAPVDWLTKAVSAGKTQILDFSSDWLRSPYMFITAVIGGAVLSMASHGTDYLIVQRLFTTRNLKESQLALVVSGVVIMIQFALFLFVGLMLWVHYGGASPADLGLSRADEIYPKFLIEGLPPGVSGLLLVAIFAAAMSTVSSSLNSLSAASVMDLYKRLASKTTPESEFRMARIMTLIWSGLFIVFANLFQDTKQPIVELGLAIASYTYGGLLGVFLLGLLNKRAKQTDAMIAFFVAIAAMALIIATFKIAWPWHTVMGSGICLLLGSLLSLRQPKPFAQ from the coding sequence ATGCTTACAGGTTTAGACTACTCCGTAATTGTTGCGTATTTGCTTGGATCGGTTGCTTTTGGTTTATGGATGGCCGGAAAACAACGCGACAATAGCGACTACTTTTTTGGAGAACGCAACTTGCCTTGGTGGGCGGTGAGCTTTTCGATTGTGGCCACAGAAACCAGTTCGCTGACAGTTATAAGTGTGCCTGCTATTGCCTATGGTGGTACAATGACCTTTCTTCAGATCACTTTTGGCTACTTAATAGGCCGGATTCTCGTGAGCCTGCTGTTTCTACCACGCTATTTTGCAGGAGAACTCACCACGGCCTATGAATTTATTGGTACAAGGTTTGGGGACCGAATGCGCGTAACCACCTCGGTGACGTTCATGATTACCCGTTTACTGGCTGATGGCGTTCGGTTGTTTGCCACTGCAATACCTGTAAAAGTAGTCCTATCGGCAAGTGGGCTGGAGGTTGCCTATTGGCAAATTATTGTCGCCATCTCTTTAGTCACCATTGCATATACTTTTTTTGGAGGTATCAAAGCCGTGATCTGGATGGATGTCGTCCAAATGTTCTTGTATCTGTTGGGTGCTGTTTTGGCCATTACGGTTTTACTTCAGGATGCGCCCGTAGATTGGCTAACCAAGGCTGTATCTGCTGGGAAAACCCAGATTTTGGATTTTAGTTCGGATTGGCTGAGGTCTCCTTATATGTTCATTACAGCCGTGATTGGAGGGGCGGTTTTATCTATGGCGTCTCATGGAACCGATTACCTCATTGTTCAGCGGTTGTTTACTACCCGAAACCTCAAAGAAAGCCAACTGGCCTTGGTCGTAAGTGGGGTGGTAATCATGATCCAGTTTGCATTGTTTTTATTTGTGGGACTGATGCTTTGGGTACATTATGGAGGCGCAAGTCCGGCAGATTTGGGGCTTTCGCGGGCGGATGAAATTTACCCCAAGTTTCTTATTGAAGGGTTGCCTCCAGGCGTATCCGGGCTGTTGTTGGTGGCTATTTTTGCTGCGGCCATGAGTACGGTTTCCTCCTCGCTCAATTCGCTTTCTGCTGCTTCGGTAATGGATTTGTACAAGCGGTTGGCTTCCAAAACCACGCCAGAGTCCGAATTCCGTATGGCCCGTATTATGACCTTAATCTGGAGCGGGTTGTTTATCGTTTTTGCGAACCTATTTCAGGATACCAAACAACCCATCGTAGAGTTGGGATTGGCGATTGCCTCTTATACCTATGGCGGGTTGCTGGGTGTGTTTTTGTTGGGCTTATTGAACAAGCGTGCCAAACAAACCGATGCCATGATTGCCTTCTTTGTTGCCATTGCTGCTATGGCATTGATTATTGCAACGTTTAAAATTGCTTGGCCTTGGCATACTGTAATGGGTTCCGGTATCTGCTTATTATTGGGTAGCCTATTGTCTTTACGCCAACCCAAACCATTTGCTCAATAA
- a CDS encoding thioredoxin domain-containing protein: protein MPNRLAEELSPYLLQHAENPVAWWPWGEAAFEQARKDDKPIFLSIGYATCHWCHVMAHESFEDNEVAALMNETFVCVKVDREERPDVDGVYMTVCQMMTGQGGWPLTVVMTPDKKPFFAGTYLPKESRGGRIGMVDFVPQIQRLWRKDRKRLFQTADYVSEKLRETGSHQVSQHVLQNNDLFHTFSLLAQRYDADYGGFGKRPKFPSPHNLLFLLHYWKKTSDASALAMTTHTLQQMRLGGLFDQVGLGFHRYSTDERWFLPHFEKMLYDQAMMAWAYTEAFAATQSDVFAETAHEVLQYVLRDMQHEKGGFYSAEDADSEGEEGRFYVWTYQELDALTETVPEKALLKRFGATLKGNYYEEATGEAMHTNILHLHKPLSPQEKEHWQPVREKLFRTREKRIHPLKDDKILSDWNGLMGAVLARAGQSLDEPRYIMAAKQAIDFVLDALLQTEGRLLHRWRNGRAGLQANLDDYAFLVLGLTELYQATFEPKYLSKALELQKQQDLLFWDSQHGGYFFTPADGEALLYREKQLHDGAMPSGNAIALYNLIRLGRLTAQPEYEQRAQSMRAAFTDEIRRYPAAYSFFMLAVNWMETGGQEVVLVGEATHPEIRNMLETFRKTYHPQRVIHLVTQQNAPELFRLAPFTRTYSTFSGSAWAFLCHGHVCEQPVSTNEALKILLG, encoded by the coding sequence ATGCCCAATCGCTTAGCCGAGGAACTTAGTCCATACTTGTTGCAACATGCCGAAAATCCAGTGGCGTGGTGGCCATGGGGAGAGGCCGCTTTCGAGCAGGCACGAAAAGACGATAAGCCCATTTTTCTTTCAATTGGCTATGCCACGTGTCATTGGTGCCACGTCATGGCGCACGAGTCCTTCGAGGATAATGAAGTGGCTGCGCTCATGAATGAAACCTTTGTGTGTGTGAAGGTGGACCGAGAGGAACGACCCGATGTGGATGGGGTCTATATGACTGTTTGCCAGATGATGACCGGACAGGGGGGGTGGCCGCTGACGGTGGTGATGACGCCCGATAAAAAACCATTTTTCGCTGGAACCTATTTACCGAAAGAAAGTCGAGGAGGAAGAATCGGGATGGTGGACTTTGTGCCCCAAATTCAACGCCTTTGGAGGAAAGACCGCAAACGACTCTTCCAGACAGCAGATTATGTGTCGGAAAAACTCCGCGAGACTGGCAGCCATCAGGTCTCTCAACACGTTTTACAAAATAATGATCTGTTCCATACTTTTTCATTGTTGGCGCAACGGTACGATGCCGATTATGGCGGGTTTGGCAAACGACCCAAGTTTCCTTCGCCACACAACTTGCTGTTTTTATTACATTATTGGAAAAAAACATCTGATGCTTCGGCACTGGCAATGACTACCCATACCCTGCAACAAATGCGGCTGGGTGGACTGTTTGATCAGGTTGGACTCGGTTTTCATCGCTACTCCACGGATGAGCGTTGGTTTTTGCCGCACTTCGAAAAGATGTTGTACGACCAAGCCATGATGGCATGGGCATACACAGAAGCCTTTGCCGCTACACAATCCGATGTGTTTGCCGAGACAGCCCACGAGGTTCTGCAATATGTATTGCGTGATATGCAGCATGAAAAAGGGGGATTCTATTCGGCAGAAGATGCCGACTCGGAAGGGGAAGAAGGGCGATTTTATGTTTGGACCTACCAGGAATTGGATGCATTGACGGAGACCGTGCCAGAAAAAGCGTTATTGAAGCGATTTGGTGCTACCCTAAAGGGGAACTATTATGAAGAGGCTACTGGCGAAGCCATGCATACGAATATTTTGCACCTGCATAAACCTCTTTCCCCACAGGAAAAAGAACACTGGCAACCTGTTCGCGAAAAACTGTTCCGAACCCGCGAAAAACGGATCCATCCCCTAAAAGACGATAAAATTCTGTCTGATTGGAATGGGTTGATGGGTGCTGTACTTGCACGCGCAGGACAAAGTTTGGATGAGCCGCGTTATATCATGGCGGCAAAGCAGGCCATAGATTTTGTTCTGGACGCATTGCTTCAAACAGAAGGGCGGCTACTGCACCGTTGGCGAAACGGTCGCGCAGGGTTACAAGCGAATTTAGACGATTATGCCTTCCTCGTTTTGGGATTGACCGAGTTATATCAGGCCACCTTTGAACCAAAGTATCTGTCGAAGGCTCTTGAACTTCAAAAGCAGCAAGATCTTTTGTTTTGGGATTCACAGCATGGGGGCTATTTCTTTACACCCGCCGATGGAGAAGCCCTCCTTTACCGCGAGAAGCAACTTCACGACGGTGCAATGCCTTCAGGGAATGCCATAGCTTTGTACAATTTAATCAGACTTGGCCGCTTAACAGCCCAACCTGAATACGAACAACGGGCTCAAAGCATGCGTGCTGCGTTTACAGATGAAATTCGTCGGTATCCGGCTGCCTATTCGTTTTTTATGTTAGCCGTGAATTGGATGGAAACAGGCGGTCAGGAAGTGGTTTTGGTTGGTGAAGCCACCCATCCAGAAATTCGGAACATGCTGGAAACGTTCCGCAAAACCTATCATCCGCAAAGAGTGATTCATTTAGTCACCCAACAAAACGCCCCAGAACTGTTTAGGCTGGCCCCATTTACCCGTACATATTCTACGTTCTCTGGAAGCGCATGGGCTTTTCTGTGTCATGGGCATGTTTGTGAGCAGCCGGTTTCTACTAACGAAGCGTTGAAAATATTATTGGGTTGA
- a CDS encoding 5-(carboxyamino)imidazole ribonucleotide synthase: MNSGIRLGILGGGQLGKMLCLAAHRWDIETWVLDPNPAASCAVIANQFVVGDFNDYETVLNFGKQVDVLTIEIEHVQEEALRLLEGEGVLVYPSSKALSVIKNKGLQKDFLAKHGLPTAPYNRFESEVAIRKAVEEEYLHFPFVQKTETGGYDGRGVSVIRTADELHENLLPGASLVEPLVGIRAEIAIIAARNREGEVKLFPPVEMAFHPTANLVEYLFCPANIPDEVAQTAMILAERTIGAFNVVGLLAIEMFWTEEGGLLINEVAPRPHNSGHHTIDAHITSQFEQHLRAIMGYPLGEATAHSASVMVNLLGDAGYSGPVFYEGIEKVLAIQGAKVHLYGKHETKPFRKMGHITLVAPLLEEARSRVEGIKKSLKIISK; encoded by the coding sequence ATGAATTCTGGCATTCGCTTGGGTATTTTGGGGGGCGGTCAATTGGGCAAAATGCTTTGTTTGGCCGCACATCGTTGGGATATCGAAACATGGGTTTTAGACCCCAATCCGGCAGCTTCCTGTGCAGTTATAGCAAATCAGTTTGTTGTCGGCGACTTTAATGACTACGAAACCGTATTGAATTTTGGAAAGCAGGTGGACGTTCTGACAATCGAAATTGAGCATGTACAGGAAGAAGCACTGAGACTGCTGGAAGGCGAAGGAGTACTCGTTTATCCTTCGTCTAAGGCACTTTCGGTGATAAAAAACAAAGGATTGCAAAAAGATTTTCTGGCAAAACACGGGCTTCCGACAGCGCCTTATAATCGCTTCGAATCGGAGGTGGCCATTAGAAAAGCAGTAGAGGAAGAATATCTTCATTTCCCCTTTGTGCAAAAAACCGAGACCGGTGGGTATGACGGTCGCGGCGTATCGGTGATCCGTACAGCCGATGAACTTCATGAAAACCTCTTACCGGGCGCTTCTCTGGTAGAGCCATTGGTAGGGATTCGTGCAGAAATTGCCATCATTGCTGCGCGTAACCGAGAAGGGGAAGTGAAACTGTTTCCACCCGTCGAGATGGCTTTTCATCCAACCGCCAATTTGGTAGAATATCTGTTTTGCCCAGCCAATATCCCAGACGAGGTAGCACAAACTGCGATGATCTTGGCGGAACGAACGATTGGTGCATTCAATGTGGTGGGGCTTTTGGCGATAGAAATGTTCTGGACGGAAGAGGGGGGGCTGCTCATAAATGAAGTAGCTCCACGCCCGCATAATAGTGGTCATCATACCATTGATGCACATATAACATCGCAATTTGAACAGCATCTACGGGCCATTATGGGCTATCCACTAGGTGAAGCGACTGCGCATAGTGCCTCCGTTATGGTGAATTTATTGGGCGATGCCGGATACAGTGGCCCTGTTTTTTATGAAGGCATAGAGAAAGTTTTGGCAATTCAAGGAGCAAAAGTCCATTTGTACGGTAAGCACGAAACCAAGCCGTTCCGAAAAATGGGACATATTACATTGGTAGCACCTCTTTTGGAAGAAGCCCGTTCACGGGTAGAAGGGATAAAAAAGTCACTTAAAATTATATCTAAATAA
- a CDS encoding GWxTD domain-containing protein, whose protein sequence is MKTVQFLFMTGLLILFMGGNSVVAQETNTTPQIMETPFDKGVRTFRSGQYAEAKAIFEAIPEVDAQYAEARFMIARILVEGPEKDFKGANRQLDLALRKNPENVQYLVAKLNIIRDPENQVNLGGKSGEDRNVVLQRLSSFLSKNWIQERYRDALARELSRKILLKDPNNAFAHEEMGITYIKDYWRFRNAIAVPQYTNTNRPDRNRDRTLQAAEIQATPGTLTDPTASLEFNPGLASDPFADLVALAEKQDPFGMYSVTLNDQFDLEEMKTQGIPVKDFTNRAEYAYKKATFHLKKAQENDPMRRSVYNHLMKVYLLKEEYREAAKMLQDMYAFFGDDPETNLFIGATQYKLGNLDASTQFFDRALAKMDTPMRTAFEDIGIILPETERAAYRHDPVGYATKFWTSQNPRFLTAYNERKMEHYYRLIYADLLYSVPRLGIRGWESQRGQILIRYGVPNVEIIMEKDGPLGSRGKGWDAPVGQSVEQASEISTSQRENQFQEEIYDSRKAAKLYNIWIYPKFRFVFEDSFRNGDYVFYTPTQEDIDSGVDPYINDYELKSREIFKQYSDFYTYQANGRQVSLPYLVNTFKGKGNQADLYLHAGVPVQQYDASKPEINLNLNFGTFLIGSNRDFLVERRLTTYGMKTAQVVKFKEAQLWLYTQTMTAPAGNQTLSVEFETASGGTMGVQRRNIVVPDYYKPVFAMSDAMLAYHVAESPDNKPIHPGDVLRNGLSIRPAPWSVFDKANPIYFYFEMYNLAQDVSGKTKYQVEAQLVPKESGNGMQRTVNSLLRRKEKGVSVKFENSGTTRDDGQYLVLEAGKQETGLYTLTVRIKDLVTGKTVDRTKDLFLE, encoded by the coding sequence ATGAAAACAGTTCAATTTCTATTTATGACGGGTCTTCTGATCCTTTTTATGGGGGGCAATTCGGTTGTTGCGCAAGAAACGAATACTACTCCCCAAATAATGGAAACACCTTTCGATAAAGGGGTTCGGACTTTCCGAAGCGGCCAATATGCCGAGGCGAAAGCAATTTTTGAGGCCATTCCAGAGGTGGATGCCCAATATGCCGAGGCACGGTTTATGATCGCACGGATTTTGGTGGAAGGCCCCGAAAAAGATTTTAAAGGGGCCAATCGGCAATTAGACCTCGCGCTACGGAAAAATCCGGAAAATGTGCAGTATTTGGTGGCCAAACTCAATATCATCCGTGATCCGGAAAACCAAGTGAATCTGGGCGGCAAATCTGGTGAAGACCGTAATGTGGTACTGCAACGCTTGTCTTCTTTCCTATCTAAGAACTGGATTCAAGAGCGCTACCGAGATGCACTGGCCCGCGAATTGTCTCGTAAAATCTTGCTGAAAGATCCGAACAATGCCTTTGCACACGAAGAAATGGGGATTACCTACATCAAAGACTACTGGCGTTTTCGGAATGCCATTGCGGTTCCTCAATACACCAATACCAATCGTCCGGACCGTAATCGCGACAGAACGTTGCAAGCTGCAGAAATTCAGGCGACGCCGGGAACACTGACTGATCCTACTGCTTCACTTGAATTTAATCCCGGATTGGCAAGTGATCCTTTTGCAGACTTGGTGGCGCTGGCGGAAAAACAAGACCCCTTTGGCATGTATTCCGTAACCCTGAATGACCAATTTGATTTGGAAGAGATGAAAACCCAAGGCATCCCAGTGAAGGATTTCACAAACCGAGCCGAGTATGCCTATAAAAAAGCGACCTTCCATCTGAAAAAAGCCCAGGAAAATGATCCAATGCGTCGTTCTGTCTATAATCATTTGATGAAGGTTTATTTGCTAAAGGAGGAATATCGCGAGGCAGCCAAGATGCTACAAGACATGTATGCATTTTTTGGCGACGATCCAGAGACCAACCTTTTTATCGGTGCAACACAATATAAATTAGGAAACTTGGATGCAAGTACGCAGTTTTTTGATCGTGCTTTAGCGAAAATGGACACTCCCATGCGAACGGCCTTCGAGGATATTGGGATTATCTTGCCAGAAACGGAGCGAGCGGCCTATCGTCATGATCCCGTAGGATATGCAACCAAGTTTTGGACCAGCCAGAACCCACGTTTTCTGACGGCTTATAATGAGCGGAAAATGGAACATTATTACCGCTTGATTTATGCCGATCTTCTCTACTCGGTACCTCGTTTGGGTATCCGCGGCTGGGAAAGTCAGCGTGGGCAAATTCTGATCCGTTATGGCGTGCCGAATGTGGAAATCATCATGGAAAAGGATGGCCCGCTTGGTAGCCGAGGTAAAGGGTGGGATGCGCCCGTAGGACAAAGCGTGGAACAGGCATCCGAAATTTCTACTTCGCAAAGGGAAAACCAGTTTCAGGAGGAAATCTATGACTCCAGAAAAGCCGCAAAACTTTATAATATATGGATTTATCCTAAGTTTAGATTTGTGTTTGAAGATTCCTTCCGGAATGGGGACTATGTTTTTTATACCCCGACACAAGAAGATATAGACAGCGGTGTGGATCCTTATATTAATGACTACGAACTCAAGTCCCGCGAGATATTTAAACAGTATAGTGATTTTTACACCTATCAGGCGAATGGGCGTCAAGTAAGCCTACCTTATTTAGTCAATACCTTTAAGGGTAAGGGTAATCAGGCGGACCTTTATCTCCATGCAGGGGTTCCGGTGCAGCAATACGATGCCTCAAAGCCAGAAATCAATTTGAATTTGAATTTCGGAACGTTTCTTATTGGGTCGAATCGCGACTTTTTGGTTGAGCGTCGGCTTACGACTTATGGGATGAAAACCGCTCAGGTCGTAAAGTTCAAGGAGGCGCAACTTTGGCTTTATACCCAAACGATGACCGCACCGGCTGGTAATCAGACGTTATCCGTCGAGTTCGAGACTGCAAGCGGTGGGACAATGGGGGTGCAGCGGCGGAATATTGTGGTACCAGATTATTACAAGCCTGTTTTTGCAATGTCGGATGCCATGCTGGCCTACCATGTGGCCGAGTCGCCCGATAATAAACCCATTCATCCCGGAGATGTGTTGAGAAATGGCCTTTCTATTCGTCCTGCACCTTGGAGTGTTTTTGACAAGGCCAATCCCATTTATTTTTACTTTGAGATGTATAACTTAGCCCAAGATGTCTCCGGAAAAACCAAATACCAGGTGGAAGCCCAGTTGGTGCCCAAAGAATCTGGCAATGGGATGCAGCGAACGGTCAATAGCCTATTGCGGCGGAAAGAAAAAGGCGTTTCGGTTAAGTTTGAAAACAGTGGAACCACACGAGACGATGGGCAATACTTGGTATTAGAAGCTGGAAAACAAGAAACAGGTCTTTATACCCTGACGGTTCGAATTAAAGACTTGGTTACGGGTAAGACGGTGGATCGGACAAAAGATCTTTTTCTCGAATAG